The Balearica regulorum gibbericeps isolate bBalReg1 chromosome 26, bBalReg1.pri, whole genome shotgun sequence genome contains the following window.
cctgcGGGGACGGGGGCAGCACCCACTGCCtgccccccaccagcacccacagccctgcGGGGATGGGGTCAGCACCCACCGCCtgccccccaccagcacccacagccctACGGGGATGGGGTCAGCACCCACTGCCtgccccccaccagcacccacagccctgcGGGGACGGGGGCAGCACCCACTGCCTGCCgcccaccagcacccacagccctgcGGGGACGGGGgcagccccgtgtcccccacCAGCACCCGCTCCCAGGCAGCTTCTCCTGCAGGAGATGGGGGTTTGGGGGATCGTGTCCAGACCCTGCGCTAGCAACCGGGGACCCCAAAGTCCCCGTGTGCCCCAGGATGGGCTGCACCCCCTCTCTGTGTGTGCGTCCCCCGCCCCGAGTCCTGCACAGGGTGGGAGAGAGGGATGCGGGGAGTCGAAACGGCAGCAGAACCGATGCcgggagcaggggcaggggacCAGGGCAGCGCCACGTCCCCTCCGCGGCCCCGCTCACCCAGAGCCTCCACGAGGCAGCCCTCCCGCGTGTACGCCTCTGCCGGGACGGTGCTCTGGAAGCAGTGCACGGAGATCACGCCCTGCCCGCTCGCCCAGATCTCCAGGATGCGCCGCACCTTGGGGCAGCCCTGCGGGACAGCAGGTACCGTCACCGTGGCCTcgagcccccccgccccggcgcaGCCCCCCACGCCCATCCCACCTTCTGCGTCCCGGCGCGGTGCTGGCTCAGTGCCTCGGCGAGGTGGCAGTACGGCCGGGCACGCGTCCCCTTGCCCACGTAGAAGATGGCTTTGACGAAGGTCCTGAAGCACTTGGCCGGGCTCAGGCGGTGGGAGCGAAGCGGCAGGTTCTGGGTGGTCCTGGGGGTGCAAACCCCCAGTTTTGGGGCTCGATGCCTCCCGGGGGGTCCCTGCTCAGACCCCCCCTGGCCCAGGGGACACGCAGGGCAGTGGCGCAGCCCTACCTGGGGTCGAGGAGGAGGTAGTTGAAGCTGGACTTGACCAGCCCCTCTCGCCAACGCCGGCTCCGGTTGGGGCGGTCAAACTGCCCGGCCAGCGCCAGCTCGTCCTGGGCACAGTCGGGGACGTGGCCGGTCCGCAGCGCAGCCGCCAGCTCGGGGCTGTGCCCTGGGGCGACCGCGTCGGCATCGGGGAGCTCCGTCAGCCCCACGCCGGCACCGCGGGGACTGGCCAGCCGGGTGGGGGGGATCCCCGGGACTCACCTGCCGGCCTCCTCCGGGGTCCCCtcaccagctcctccagccGCCGCAGGTAGAGCCGCCTGGTGAGCTCCGTGACGGGCCCCGGGTCATCCCCCAACGCCCGCAGCCGCCGGCGCAGAGCTTCATCCGAGAGGGGCCACGGCGGCGTGGTGCACGCTCGCCCATCCTGGACCGCGGCATCCTCAGGGCTGGTGGTGGCCTCCGTGCCGGGGCCGTGCCGCTCGGCGGGTGCCCGaccccgctcctcctcctccaggtgCTCCCCAGCGTGGCGGTGGGTGCTGCGGCCGGCAGGCGAGAGCGGCACAGCCGGGCTCCCCGGCTCCACCATGGCGCTGCCCAGCTGCCGTGGGACCGGGGGGCGGCTGAAACTCCCGTGGGGCCACGGGGGCTGGCGCGTCCCCAAGGGCGAGGGGTCCTGCCACCCAGAGCAACCCTCCGGCACCCTGGGGTCGGGGCTGCTGGCGGCACGGGGGGAACCCCAAGCGTCTGAGGGGGAGTCCTGGGGGTGGCCGTGGTCCCCAGGGACCAGCAGGACTGTGGGGCTGGAGCCAGGGGAGCTGCTGGTCCCCAGGGGGGAGCCGGGCTGGCTGGGGGCTCTGGGGAAGATCTCGGTGTCATCCAAAGAGGCCGTCCCCACTCTGTCCCCACCGGACACATCCTCGCCCCCCGGGGTGACGCAGTGCCCCGAGGTGGTGGCAGggtccctggggacaccccggggTGCTCTGAGCCTGGGGGGCCTCCGGGGCGTCTCCGGCATCTCGTcaaagagggaggaggaagaggaggcgcCGAGCCGTGCCGCAGAGGCCTGGAGGCGGCTTTTGGTCCTGGGGGTGACGTGGTGGTACCTGGGGGGCTCCTGGCCCTGGGGGGTGACACCCCCCGCAGCGAGACTGGCTGGGCAGCAAAGGggtcctggggtgcaggggggggaGCCCTGGAGGCTGCACCCCTGGAGCCGGGAAAGCAGCTCCCCTCCGTCGCCCACATCTGAGCCGTCCTCACAGCAAGGG
Protein-coding sequences here:
- the ANKLE1 gene encoding ankyrin repeat and LEM domain-containing protein 1 isoform X2, which translates into the protein MSGAGRREPYAEEASRRVAASRGCRRCLELLPEKRGAPEPRDQRGKRDGDPVLGNGGRVPVLRDLGHAWGWPPAKDPGGPRRSPSFLTEDGTQGSVSPGDGAEGGPLSSTRRSLLEGPELGGGCGSGEPLRWWGCPPEPPSLSMPSLAPWPPADPGGSALPPQPLASSTLLSAGDELGEGPQPARGRTGGPPGGLPEPSAGDSPGPSPQQEFGPGGSPSSPQPRCYSRVPGARGVSPRAPLLCGDLSNCSVACWSPGDGDIPGAAAQHRPGVPQGPPVGRAGLGGDVPNLGTTVLEVGAGGCDRSSLGDSSGASERFVSAVETLEPSEVGGCPGAQHRRSPQPRAAGGPGKAPSPAGAAAWELPPASPPNTGQGEDSWGGSRAAPCCEDGSDVGDGGELLSRLQGCSLQGSPPCTPGPLCCPASLAAGGVTPQGQEPPRYHHVTPRTKSRLQASAARLGASSSSSLFDEMPETPRRPPRLRAPRGVPRDPATTSGHCVTPGGEDVSGGDRVGTASLDDTEIFPRAPSQPGSPLGTSSSPGSSPTVLLVPGDHGHPQDSPSDAWGSPRAASSPDPRVPEGCSGWQDPSPLGTRQPPWPHGSFSRPPVPRQLGSAMVEPGSPAVPLSPAGRSTHRHAGEHLEEEERGRAPAERHGPGTEATTSPEDAAVQDGRACTTPPWPLSDEALRRRLRALGDDPGPVTELTRRLYLRRLEELVRGPRRRPAGHSPELAAALRTGHVPDCAQDELALAGQFDRPNRSRRWREGLVKSSFNYLLLDPRTTQNLPLRSHRLSPAKCFRTFVKAIFYVGKGTRARPYCHLAEALSQHRAGTQKGCPKVRRILEIWASGQGVISVHCFQSTVPAEAYTREGCLVEALGLQTITNQRKGNCYGVAASWPAERRRSLGVHMLHRAMRIFLAEGERQLRPADIQGGR
- the ANKLE1 gene encoding ankyrin repeat and LEM domain-containing protein 1 isoform X3 translates to MSGAGRREPYAEEASRRVAASRGCRRCLELLPEKRGAPEPRDQRGKRDGDPVLGNGGRVPVLRDLGHAWGWPPAKDPGGPRRSPSFLTEDGTQGSVSPGDGAEGGPLSSTRRSLLEGPELGGGCGSGEPLRWWGCPPEPPSLSMPSLAPWPPADPGGSALPPQPLASSTLLSAGDELGEGPQPARGRTGGPPGGLPEPSAGDSPGPSPQQEFGPGGSPSSPQPRCYSRVPGARGVSPRAPLLCGDLSNCSVACWSPGDGDIPGAAAQHRPGVPQGPPVGRAGLGGDVPNLGTTVLEVGAGGCDRSSLGDSSGASERFVSAVETLEPSEVGGCPGAQHRRSPQPRAAGGPGKAPSPAGAAAWELPPASPPNTGQGEDSWGGSRAAPCCEDGSDVGDGGELLSRLQGCSLQGSPPCTPGPLCCPASLAAGGVTPQGQEPPRYHHVTPRTKSRLQASAARLGASSSSSLFDEMPETPRRPPRLRAPRGVPRDPATTSGHCVTPGGEDVSGGDRVGTASLDDTEIFPRAPSQPGSPLGTSSSPGSSPTVLLVPGDHGHPQDSPSDAWGSPRAASSPDPRVPEGCSGWQDPSPLGTRQPPWPHGSFSRPPVPRQLGSAMVEPGSPAVPLSPAGRSTHRHAGEHLEEEERGRAPAERHGPGTEATTSPEDAAVQDGRACTTPPWPLSDEALRRRLRALGDDPGPVTELTRRLYLRRLEELGTAPSWRLRCGPATSPTVPRTSWRWPGSLTAPTGAGVGERGWSSPASTTSSSTPEPAASLPPPEPGQVLQDLRQSHLLRGQGDACPAVLPPRRGTEPAPRRDAEGLPQGAAHPGDLGERAGRDLRALLPEHRPGRGVHAGGLPRGGSGAADHHQPEEGELLRRGGELAGRAAPEPGRPYAAQGHAHLPGRG